Proteins co-encoded in one Spiroplasma gladiatoris genomic window:
- the add gene encoding adenosine deaminase yields MKNLSKLPKVEMHLHIEGTLTPKMVVKKAREKNINIKYNDYKLMEKSYDFKSLAEFLERYYENMQVLQTKNDFFDLAYEHFEKLSEQNVRYAEVFFDPQAHLKRNVALKDCIEGLCEAILKANQSLNLDAKIIMCFLKDESIDSALKILDLAKPFVDDKKIIAIGFDSNESDNWVQKFLPVVNKAKEMGLKIIAHSAENFSDHDVIDVINHLEPTRIDHGLFIYNNKKAIELIKEKNIHLTLCPMSNIFTKAWKNIKDYPIIEFLKNDVSFSLNSDDPAYFGPSTLNQNYELIQKTFNLTKEQWQKIMCNSIDATFLDDDQKQNYKDEVIDFIKKQ; encoded by the coding sequence TTGAAAAACTTATCTAAATTACCAAAAGTAGAAATGCATTTACACATTGAAGGAACTTTAACTCCAAAAATGGTTGTAAAAAAAGCTAGAGAAAAAAATATAAACATAAAATATAATGATTATAAATTAATGGAAAAATCATATGATTTTAAAAGTCTAGCAGAATTTTTAGAAAGATACTATGAAAATATGCAGGTCTTACAAACTAAAAATGATTTTTTTGATCTTGCTTATGAACATTTTGAAAAGCTAAGTGAGCAAAATGTAAGATATGCTGAAGTATTTTTTGATCCACAAGCACATCTTAAAAGAAATGTAGCTTTAAAAGATTGTATTGAAGGTTTATGTGAAGCTATTTTAAAAGCTAATCAATCGCTAAACTTAGATGCAAAAATTATTATGTGTTTTTTAAAAGATGAATCAATAGATTCTGCTTTAAAAATTTTAGATTTAGCAAAACCATTTGTTGATGATAAAAAAATAATTGCAATTGGATTTGATTCAAATGAAAGTGATAATTGAGTACAAAAATTTTTACCTGTTGTAAATAAAGCGAAAGAAATGGGTTTAAAAATAATAGCTCATTCTGCAGAAAATTTCTCAGATCATGATGTAATCGATGTTATAAATCATTTAGAACCAACAAGAATTGATCATGGTTTATTTATTTATAATAATAAAAAAGCTATTGAATTAATTAAAGAAAAAAACATTCATTTAACACTTTGTCCAATGAGCAATATTTTTACAAAAGCTTGAAAAAATATTAAGGATTATCCAATTATAGAATTTTTAAAAAATGATGTATCATTTAGTTTGAATTCTGATGACCCTGCATATTTTGGACCATCAACTTTAAATCAAAATTACGAGTTAATTCAAAAAACATTTAATTTAACAAAAGAACAATGACAAAAAATTATGTGTAACTCAATTGATGCTACATTTTTAGATGATGATCAAAAACAAAATTATAAAGATGAAGTTATTGACTTTATCAAAAAACAATAA
- a CDS encoding NCS2 family permease has protein sequence MSKDNQDVKIKEPSKSKAKFDNENSKLAKFFGFKKFNTTLKKEIIGGISTLLAMIYILSVEPAILSGSKSVNTGEPNLDGKGVFLATAIIAFSATFTMGMVSNIPVALAPSMGVNAMFTFSVATKGIGYQGALIATMISGVLFCIISISNLRKLLIKALPKSLHVAIGLGIGFFVAYVGISNMGWVSNNGENGFGGVPTAELNSFKDYYPGIILGTLVVFGAIALHFKKFVAPIAIMMLAGFIIAIIFANTLSDYKPIADSFGSAKFDSSKWEYKSMFNGFANNIKSTFTNLGNKLIWTSPTMYISIFVFTILTFFDATGTLTSVMVEINKEEKYERQIPKSAMIIDGSSTILSSIMSISHNAVYAESCVGVSQGARTGFAAIITSIGLLLSIALFPIFQMLPSCVSGAATLFIGIIMIGNITQIEWKKPEISLSAFFIILFMIITYNIAVGIGLGLITYTLGCLATKKAKQVHPIIWVLDIIFIAYFVALAFIQ, from the coding sequence ATGTCAAAAGACAATCAAGATGTAAAAATTAAAGAACCTAGCAAATCAAAAGCTAAGTTTGATAATGAAAACTCAAAACTAGCAAAGTTTTTTGGGTTTAAAAAATTTAATACTACTTTAAAAAAAGAAATCATTGGAGGAATTAGTACTCTTCTTGCGATGATTTATATATTATCTGTTGAACCAGCTATTTTATCTGGATCAAAAAGTGTTAATACCGGTGAACCAAATTTAGATGGTAAAGGAGTTTTTTTAGCAACAGCAATTATTGCTTTTAGTGCAACTTTTACTATGGGAATGGTTTCAAATATTCCAGTTGCATTAGCACCAAGTATGGGAGTAAACGCAATGTTTACATTTAGTGTTGCTACAAAAGGAATTGGATATCAAGGTGCTTTAATCGCAACAATGATATCTGGAGTTTTATTTTGTATAATCAGTATTTCTAATTTAAGAAAACTACTTATAAAAGCATTACCTAAATCTTTACATGTAGCAATTGGATTAGGAATTGGATTTTTTGTGGCTTACGTTGGAATTTCTAACATGGGTTGAGTAAGTAATAACGGAGAAAATGGTTTTGGTGGTGTACCAACTGCTGAACTTAACAGTTTTAAAGACTATTATCCAGGAATAATTTTAGGTACATTAGTTGTGTTTGGAGCAATTGCTTTACATTTTAAAAAATTTGTAGCACCAATTGCAATAATGATGCTTGCTGGATTTATAATTGCAATAATATTTGCAAACACTTTGAGTGATTATAAACCAATTGCAGATTCATTTGGAAGTGCAAAATTTGATTCATCAAAATGAGAATATAAATCAATGTTTAATGGATTTGCAAATAATATTAAATCTACATTTACAAATTTAGGAAATAAATTAATTTGAACAAGTCCAACAATGTATATTTCAATTTTTGTATTTACAATATTAACTTTCTTTGATGCGACTGGAACTTTAACTTCAGTCATGGTTGAAATTAACAAAGAAGAAAAATATGAAAGACAAATCCCTAAATCAGCAATGATTATTGATGGGAGTTCAACAATTTTAAGTTCAATTATGTCAATTTCACACAATGCAGTTTATGCAGAAAGTTGTGTTGGAGTTTCTCAAGGTGCAAGAACTGGATTTGCAGCAATTATAACTTCAATTGGATTATTATTAAGTATAGCTTTATTTCCAATCTTTCAAATGTTACCAAGTTGTGTAAGTGGTGCTGCCACTTTATTTATTGGTATTATTATGATTGGAAATATTACTCAAATTGAATGAAAAAAACCAGAAATTTCACTTTCAGCATTCTTTATTATCTTATTTATGATAATAACTTATAATATTGCTGTTGGAATTGGTCTAGGTTTAATTACTTATACTCTTGGATGTTTAGCAACCAAAAAAGCAAAACAAGTACATCCAATTATATGAGTTTTAGATATTATATTTATAGCGTATTTTGTAGCATTAGCATTTATTCAATAA
- a CDS encoding deoxycytidylate deaminase, which translates to MESIHLYKIMKKRNNYIDWDTYFLAMVELNAMRSKDPNTQVGAVVVNDLKHIIASGYNGLPRGLNDDDFPWSREGKWEETKYPYVVHAEANAILSATFSVRGCTMYTSQFPCYECAKTIVQAGITKVIYSDNKYKDTIQNQVSKKILTTAKVDLVYKKAIKVIIE; encoded by the coding sequence ATGGAGTCTATCCATTTATATAAAATTATGAAAAAAAGAAATAATTATATTGACTGAGATACTTATTTTTTAGCGATGGTTGAATTAAACGCGATGAGAAGTAAAGATCCAAATACTCAAGTAGGAGCAGTTGTTGTTAATGATTTAAAACACATTATTGCTTCTGGATATAATGGGTTGCCAAGAGGTCTAAATGATGATGATTTTCCTTGATCAAGAGAGGGAAAATGAGAAGAAACAAAATATCCTTATGTTGTTCATGCCGAAGCAAATGCAATATTAAGTGCAACTTTTAGTGTCAGAGGTTGTACGATGTATACATCTCAGTTTCCATGTTATGAATGTGCTAAAACTATTGTTCAAGCAGGAATTACTAAAGTGATTTATTCTGATAATAAATACAAAGATACAATTCAAAATCAAGTATCTAAAAAGATTCTAACAACTGCAAAAGTTGATCTTGTTTATAAAAAAGCAATTAAAGTAATTATTGAATAA
- a CDS encoding rhomboid family intramembrane serine protease: MANNDNDLKLTLVHYLVKVEKYKADASISDDFNVYLYNKKADLKVIVITIGEALENDQKLDNLISSLKITKREKIKTLKVAIYDGIQNDVACISNLDDAKLALKQYFPRITALKLQTQEQSRLENDEENLSEEEILETLRNPNDSSNVKLKKLVSRMNSNSVVSILISIIFCIMPVICLGLSWFIKDNAIGVNGGAATAMFFGGTNRALTVVGQQFWRIFTYVFNAQGLGLIPALFQIFFLGFMLLKVTKYTEGIIGSWRFALIIFITYPLVGFFLSVLLPYPTFSGTLILPAMVIASLGVTTWVKKSDTITLFSKNRIIFPLILMLIYALFISGDVYDILLIVMGSGTAAALTLMFTYNYKSVDGYIALPVLMLSAAIIIPVIYLFIPAYGISPDLDTLRALLAYANNKVFSPEYLNKIIHDYNGWNYFIKSAGEGYGVYPFI; this comes from the coding sequence ATGGCTAACAACGATAATGACTTAAAATTGACATTAGTTCATTACTTAGTTAAAGTTGAAAAATATAAAGCAGATGCAAGTATAAGTGATGACTTTAATGTTTATTTATATAATAAAAAAGCTGATTTAAAAGTAATTGTTATTACAATCGGAGAAGCTTTGGAAAATGATCAAAAACTAGATAATTTAATTAGTTCTTTAAAAATTACAAAAAGAGAAAAAATCAAAACTCTAAAAGTAGCAATTTATGATGGAATTCAAAATGATGTAGCTTGTATTTCAAATTTAGATGATGCAAAACTTGCTTTAAAACAATACTTTCCAAGAATAACTGCTTTAAAACTTCAAACTCAAGAACAAAGTAGATTAGAAAACGATGAAGAAAACTTAAGTGAAGAAGAAATTCTTGAAACTTTAAGAAATCCAAATGATTCAAGTAATGTTAAGTTAAAAAAATTAGTTAGTCGTATGAACTCTAACAGTGTTGTATCCATTTTAATATCAATCATTTTTTGTATTATGCCAGTAATATGTTTAGGATTATCTTGATTTATTAAAGATAATGCAATTGGAGTTAATGGTGGTGCTGCTACTGCAATGTTTTTTGGAGGAACTAATCGCGCTTTAACTGTTGTAGGTCAACAATTTTGAAGAATTTTTACTTACGTTTTTAATGCGCAAGGTTTAGGACTTATTCCTGCTTTATTTCAAATTTTCTTTTTAGGATTTATGTTGCTCAAAGTTACAAAATACACTGAAGGAATAATTGGATCATGAAGATTTGCACTAATTATTTTTATAACTTATCCACTTGTTGGATTCTTCTTATCTGTTTTGCTACCATATCCAACTTTTAGTGGAACTTTAATTTTGCCAGCAATGGTAATAGCAAGTCTTGGTGTTACTACTTGAGTTAAAAAAAGTGACACAATCACACTATTTTCGAAAAATCGTATTATTTTCCCATTAATATTGATGTTAATTTATGCATTATTTATTAGTGGGGATGTTTATGATATTTTATTAATTGTAATGGGTTCTGGAACTGCAGCAGCACTAACTTTAATGTTTACTTATAATTATAAAAGTGTTGATGGATATATTGCGTTGCCGGTTTTAATGTTATCAGCTGCCATAATTATTCCTGTAATATATTTATTTATTCCTGCTTATGGTATTTCTCCTGACTTAGACACTTTAAGAGCATTATTAGCTTATGCAAATAATAAAGTCTTTTCTCCTGAATATTTAAACAAAATTATTCATGATTATAATGGTTGAAATTACTTTATTAAATCTGCCGGAGAAGGTTATGGAGTCTATCCATTTATATAA
- a CDS encoding RluA family pseudouridine synthase: MEIIYINENNSGERLDKYLVEFLKEEYDFSRSYVQSLIKEGYVKVNDKIVSSNYNLLDKDVINIDPKQPTQLDAKAQNIDFEIIFEDDDIIVLNKPNDLVVHPAVGNPDNTLVNGLLYKIKNLSSIGGVLRPGIVHRLDKKTTGIMIVAKTDKAHKALTHMLAENKIHKEYLAIVHGVIEPNKGTIDAPIGRDKRDRKKMCVTDINSKHAKTHFEVINRFENHTLIKCVIETGRTHQIRVHMAFIKHPVLGDHLYSFKEDKSLEFGQYLHSHKIKFNHPINNKEIELSCDLPKEFNDKIKEIEK, translated from the coding sequence ATGGAAATAATATATATAAACGAGAACAACTCAGGTGAAAGACTTGATAAATATTTGGTTGAATTTTTAAAAGAAGAATACGATTTTTCAAGAAGTTATGTGCAATCTTTGATTAAAGAAGGCTATGTAAAGGTTAATGATAAAATTGTTAGTTCAAATTACAATTTACTTGATAAAGATGTAATTAATATCGATCCAAAACAACCAACCCAACTTGATGCAAAAGCTCAAAATATTGACTTTGAAATAATTTTTGAAGATGATGATATTATTGTTCTAAACAAACCAAATGATCTTGTTGTTCACCCAGCTGTTGGAAATCCAGATAATACACTTGTTAATGGTTTATTATATAAAATTAAAAATTTATCATCAATTGGTGGTGTTTTAAGACCAGGAATTGTTCATCGTTTAGATAAAAAAACAACAGGAATTATGATTGTTGCAAAAACAGATAAAGCGCATAAAGCTTTAACTCATATGCTAGCAGAAAATAAAATTCATAAAGAATATCTTGCAATAGTTCATGGTGTAATTGAACCTAATAAAGGAACAATTGATGCACCAATTGGAAGAGATAAAAGGGACCGAAAAAAAATGTGTGTTACAGATATTAATTCAAAACATGCAAAAACTCATTTTGAAGTAATTAATAGATTTGAAAATCATACTTTAATTAAATGTGTTATTGAAACTGGAAGAACTCATCAAATTAGAGTGCATATGGCTTTTATAAAACATCCAGTTTTAGGAGACCATTTATATAGTTTTAAAGAAGATAAAAGTTTAGAGTTTGGACAATACTTACATTCTCATAAAATTAAATTTAATCATCCTATTAATAATAAAGAAATTGAACTTTCTTGTGATTTACCAAAAGAATTTAATGATAAAATAAAAGAAATAGAAAAATAG
- a CDS encoding signal peptidase II, translating into MENIKIFFKEYNYAWRYKVLWCIPILTLFCAFDWVTKAVVAMKMNYMAEPTKFIPGLLKFQYIINPGAALSMNAGNPSLAISLAAVVTVALFAVWIFCYPKLWSQSINLMLAGSLANLLGRAWSPAVPDSALKDRGIKGGVVDFLQWDFDFFGLTDYTFNMADVYVNVAIGLLVLSLIIYIVQEVFVATYKKKGDLYDLYQNFKENLVILEKTYLKSVKKQPIKKQFVLYKDYLAKTKLEKQNWKKTKLSYKNKTVENSAK; encoded by the coding sequence ATGGAAAATATCAAAATATTTTTCAAAGAATATAATTATGCTTGAAGATATAAAGTCTTGTGATGCATACCGATTTTAACATTGTTTTGTGCATTTGATTGAGTTACAAAAGCAGTTGTTGCTATGAAAATGAATTATATGGCTGAGCCTACAAAGTTCATTCCAGGATTATTAAAATTTCAATACATTATTAACCCAGGAGCTGCATTAAGTATGAATGCAGGAAATCCTTCGTTGGCAATTAGTCTTGCAGCAGTAGTAACTGTTGCTTTATTTGCAGTTTGAATATTTTGTTATCCAAAGTTATGAAGTCAATCAATTAACTTAATGTTAGCAGGTAGTCTTGCTAATTTATTAGGTAGAGCTTGAAGCCCAGCTGTTCCTGATAGCGCTTTAAAAGATCGTGGAATAAAAGGTGGAGTTGTTGACTTTTTACAGTGAGACTTTGATTTTTTTGGACTAACAGATTACACATTTAACATGGCAGATGTTTATGTAAATGTTGCGATTGGACTATTAGTTTTAAGTTTAATAATCTATATTGTTCAAGAAGTTTTTGTTGCAACATATAAAAAAAAGGGTGACTTGTACGATTTATATCAAAACTTTAAAGAAAATTTAGTAATTTTAGAAAAAACATATTTAAAATCTGTAAAAAAACAACCAATTAAAAAACAATTTGTTCTTTACAAAGATTATTTAGCAAAAACAAAGTTAGAAAAACAAAATTGAAAAAAAACTAAACTAAGTTATAAAAATAAAACAGTAGAAAATAGTGCGAAATAA
- the ileS gene encoding isoleucine--tRNA ligase, which translates to MQKNYKDTLLILSTDFDMKADLKNKEPNIQQNWSNLNIYNKKLELNKNKPQFVLHDGPPYANGDIHVGHALNKILKDFIVRWKNYTGYKSPYIMGWDTHGLPIETAIAKTGVDRKSMPPADFRKLCEEYALGQVQRQSNQFKRLGIFTDYDTKYITLTKGYEASQLRLFSKMVEKGLIYRGLKPIYWSPSSESALAEAEIEYKDVRSPSLYVGFDLINSKEFENTQIVIWTTTPWTLPANQLTCVNAEIDYVQVKVDNREKKFILAKKLLEEVKETIGWENVEILKEFKGDKLNNLYYQHPWYDNKIAPIFLGEHVSDEAGTGLVHSAGGFGEDDFNIVTSNGMEAFVPIDEQGKFNAKIEDERLEGVFYEDANKIIGVELEKKGLALKLKFVKHSYPHDWRTKLPIIYRATSQWFVSLDKVKQQIDDVIVKEVKTQPSWAKERLRNIIGDRNDWTISRQRLWGVPIIAFYDEKLNPVFNHKVVDYAVKILEQKGTNAWFTLDADEFLAPENQNKGWTKEKDILDVWFDSGSSNIALEDNFNLKRPYDVYLEGTDQYRGWFNSSMINSVVYDGKPAYKELISHGMTNDEKGKKMSKSIGNTIDPLEIANDLGVDILRLWVASADYTDDQRLGKEILKQVSENYRKLRNTLRFILSNLSDFEPINNYQNDLSEVDLYALHNLTFVKNSFIKSFNNYNFNTALKTLNNYVINDLSAFYLDFIKDIIYVEAKDSKRRRQVQTVMYEQLFALLDMLKPILIHTVEEAYQNIKNQNLEESIHLLDLKEQNFIQSNELVNKWDIVLKLRDDVNEALEKARSEKVIKKGFEAKLTISLKPEFSFIKEIEDLHQILIVNSIIFENDSNDIQNRVADVKVELKQGLKCERCWGIFEELVEDICQRCYDVIN; encoded by the coding sequence ATGCAAAAAAATTATAAAGATACTTTATTAATATTAAGTACAGATTTTGATATGAAAGCTGATTTAAAAAATAAAGAACCAAACATACAACAAAATTGAAGCAATTTAAATATATATAATAAAAAATTAGAATTAAATAAAAATAAACCACAATTTGTTCTTCATGATGGTCCTCCATATGCTAATGGTGATATTCACGTTGGACATGCTTTAAATAAAATTTTAAAAGATTTTATAGTAAGATGAAAAAATTATACAGGTTATAAATCACCATACATAATGGGTTGAGATACTCATGGTTTACCAATTGAAACAGCAATTGCAAAAACAGGAGTTGATAGAAAATCAATGCCACCAGCTGATTTTAGAAAACTGTGTGAAGAATATGCTTTAGGACAAGTTCAAAGACAATCGAACCAATTTAAAAGACTTGGTATTTTTACGGACTATGATACAAAATATATTACTTTAACAAAAGGTTATGAAGCAAGTCAACTTCGATTATTCTCTAAAATGGTAGAAAAAGGTCTAATTTATCGTGGCTTAAAACCAATTTATTGATCTCCTTCAAGTGAATCTGCACTTGCAGAAGCAGAAATTGAATATAAAGATGTTAGAAGTCCTTCTTTATATGTTGGATTTGATTTAATAAATAGTAAAGAATTTGAAAATACACAAATTGTAATTTGAACAACAACTCCTTGAACACTTCCCGCTAATCAATTAACTTGTGTAAATGCAGAAATCGATTATGTTCAAGTTAAAGTTGACAATAGAGAAAAAAAATTTATTTTAGCAAAAAAATTATTAGAAGAAGTAAAAGAAACAATTGGTTGAGAAAATGTTGAAATCTTAAAAGAATTTAAAGGAGATAAGTTAAATAATCTATATTATCAACATCCTTGATATGATAATAAAATTGCTCCAATCTTTTTAGGAGAACATGTTAGTGATGAAGCAGGGACTGGTTTAGTTCACTCAGCTGGTGGGTTTGGAGAAGATGACTTTAACATCGTTACAAGTAATGGAATGGAAGCTTTTGTTCCGATTGATGAGCAAGGGAAGTTTAATGCAAAAATTGAAGATGAAAGACTAGAAGGTGTATTTTATGAAGATGCTAATAAAATAATTGGTGTTGAATTAGAAAAAAAAGGTCTAGCTTTAAAGTTAAAATTTGTAAAACACTCATATCCACATGATTGAAGAACAAAATTACCAATAATATATCGTGCAACAAGTCAATGATTTGTAAGTCTAGATAAAGTAAAACAACAAATTGATGATGTGATTGTAAAAGAAGTAAAAACTCAACCAAGTTGAGCAAAAGAAAGATTAAGAAATATAATTGGAGATAGAAATGATTGAACAATATCTCGTCAAAGACTATGAGGTGTTCCAATTATTGCTTTTTATGATGAAAAATTAAATCCAGTTTTTAATCATAAAGTTGTAGACTATGCTGTTAAAATTTTAGAGCAAAAAGGAACTAATGCATGGTTTACTTTAGATGCAGATGAATTTCTTGCCCCTGAAAATCAAAATAAAGGTTGAACAAAAGAAAAAGACATATTGGATGTTTGATTTGATTCAGGAAGTTCTAATATAGCTTTAGAAGATAATTTCAATCTAAAAAGACCATATGATGTTTATTTAGAAGGAACAGATCAATATCGTGGTTGATTTAACTCATCAATGATTAACTCAGTTGTATATGATGGAAAACCTGCTTATAAAGAGTTAATTTCTCATGGAATGACAAATGATGAAAAAGGTAAAAAAATGTCAAAATCAATTGGTAATACAATTGACCCATTAGAAATTGCAAATGATTTAGGAGTAGATATATTAAGGTTATGAGTTGCTTCTGCAGATTATACAGATGATCAAAGATTAGGAAAAGAAATCTTAAAACAAGTTAGTGAAAACTATCGCAAACTTAGAAATACTTTAAGATTCATACTATCTAACTTAAGTGATTTTGAGCCAATTAATAATTACCAAAATGATTTAAGTGAAGTTGATCTTTATGCTTTGCATAATTTAACTTTCGTAAAAAATAGTTTTATAAAATCATTTAATAACTATAACTTTAATACAGCATTAAAAACTTTAAATAATTACGTAATTAATGATTTATCCGCATTTTATTTAGATTTTATTAAAGATATTATTTATGTTGAAGCAAAAGATTCAAAAAGAAGAAGACAAGTTCAAACGGTTATGTATGAACAACTTTTTGCACTTTTAGATATGTTAAAACCAATTTTAATTCATACAGTTGAAGAAGCATATCAAAATATTAAAAACCAAAACCTTGAAGAATCAATTCACTTACTAGATTTAAAAGAACAAAACTTTATTCAATCTAATGAGCTTGTAAATAAATGAGATATTGTTTTAAAATTAAGAGATGATGTTAATGAGGCTTTAGAAAAAGCTAGAAGTGAAAAAGTAATCAAAAAAGGATTTGAAGCAAAACTAACTATTAGTTTAAAACCTGAATTTAGTTTTATAAAAGAAATTGAAGACTTACATCAAATCTTAATAGTAAACTCAATTATTTTCGAAAATGACAGTAATGATATTCAAAATAGAGTCGCTGATGTAAAAGTAGAATTAAAACAAGGTTTAAAATGTGAACGTTGTTGAGGTATATTTGAGGAATTAGTAGAAGATATATGTCAAAGATGTTATGATGTTATTAACTAA
- a CDS encoding MurR/RpiR family transcriptional regulator — protein MKILKLDENKLNSTELAIVNEINENPDYFCSHSIQEVSRASNVSSSTMTRVCQKLGFKSFKSAQMFVYEKSRMQTEYYKLGEDKTPDQVIHNVKGSALFTINETLNNLDPEYANTIAKKIYESRSIIVFGVEQQEVSANSFVQNLSRLNKEAVAVSNIHVFVQKAVFFTNKDFCVFLTRTGWTKEVIESAKWAVSRDIPVLILTADQETTLELLGDVDKNLVFTIETQTLGYDRIQYPTISSLPGELIIFDVLFNIVVTQNKEYREKFKKTSEISLMWNFEGHL, from the coding sequence ATGAAGATTTTAAAATTAGATGAAAATAAGTTAAACAGTACAGAGTTGGCGATTGTTAATGAAATTAACGAAAACCCTGATTATTTTTGTTCGCATTCAATCCAAGAAGTATCTAGAGCAAGCAATGTTAGTTCAAGTACAATGACAAGAGTTTGTCAAAAACTTGGGTTTAAAAGTTTTAAATCTGCACAAATGTTTGTTTATGAAAAATCAAGAATGCAAACTGAATATTATAAATTAGGAGAAGATAAAACTCCCGATCAAGTAATTCATAATGTTAAAGGAAGCGCTTTATTTACAATTAATGAAACATTAAATAATTTAGATCCTGAATATGCAAATACAATTGCAAAAAAAATATATGAATCAAGAAGTATAATTGTTTTTGGAGTAGAACAACAAGAAGTTTCTGCAAATTCTTTTGTACAAAATTTATCAAGATTAAACAAAGAAGCAGTTGCGGTTTCTAATATTCACGTATTTGTTCAAAAAGCAGTGTTTTTTACAAATAAAGATTTTTGTGTATTTCTAACAAGGACTGGATGAACAAAAGAAGTTATTGAATCTGCAAAGTGAGCTGTAAGTAGAGATATACCTGTATTAATTTTAACTGCAGATCAAGAAACTACACTTGAATTATTGGGAGATGTTGATAAAAACTTAGTTTTTACAATTGAAACTCAAACACTTGGTTATGACCGAATTCAATATCCAACAATTTCATCTTTACCTGGAGAATTAATAATATTTGACGTTTTATTTAATATAGTAGTAACGCAAAATAAAGAATATCGTGAAAAGTTTAAAAAAACTAGTGAAATTTCATTAATGTGAAACTTTGAAGGACATTTATAA
- a CDS encoding ABC transporter permease, with translation MSKWSLFKTLFAMQYKNYIRDKFNLFSGWFVTIITLVGWLTFRDTTNSSLTYDPFVLASALGVCGIRNCMYNFVKTIHEFKQKDFFNRLFSTNTSKKFIFMVMVLFNLTANAVVTLVTLAIAMLYPEQRETIKHVNWPIFLVGYVLLLILSNLMAFLIAFWVKSLEWCFTIGNFYYFGSVYLLGLGIPYNVLVSEKWVIYVSYLFPQRYMVNIMCAGWINAPDFKYVGNNGAAINFGYGEQAWIPYVVSIVIILTLSVLVYKMFKKVFEFENRKYRKFKNQHKHMAIIYAINRSSSLEELESLIEVRDNINLNKSKLNNTLKDLKHQAVERRQNKNGKGFSKTRSKK, from the coding sequence ATGTCAAAGTGAAGTTTATTTAAAACATTATTTGCAATGCAATATAAAAACTACATAAGAGATAAATTTAACCTTTTCTCAGGTTGATTTGTTACAATAATCACTTTGGTTGGTTGACTTACTTTTAGAGATACAACAAATAGTAGTTTAACTTATGATCCATTTGTTTTAGCAAGTGCACTTGGAGTTTGTGGTATAAGAAATTGTATGTACAATTTTGTAAAAACTATACATGAGTTTAAACAAAAAGACTTTTTTAATCGTTTGTTTTCAACTAATACTTCAAAAAAATTTATTTTTATGGTTATGGTATTGTTTAATCTAACAGCTAATGCAGTTGTTACTTTGGTTACTTTAGCTATTGCCATGCTTTATCCTGAACAAAGAGAAACAATTAAGCATGTTAATTGACCAATTTTTTTAGTAGGATATGTTTTGCTTTTAATTCTTTCAAACTTAATGGCATTTTTAATTGCTTTTTGAGTTAAATCATTAGAATGATGTTTTACAATCGGTAATTTTTATTATTTTGGATCAGTTTATTTGTTAGGTTTAGGGATTCCTTATAATGTTTTAGTATCAGAAAAATGAGTAATTTATGTATCTTACTTATTTCCACAACGTTATATGGTAAATATTATGTGTGCAGGATGAATTAATGCTCCTGATTTTAAATACGTTGGAAATAATGGCGCTGCTATTAACTTTGGATATGGAGAACAAGCTTGGATTCCTTATGTAGTAAGTATCGTTATTATACTTACCTTGTCAGTACTTGTTTATAAGATGTTTAAAAAAGTTTTTGAATTTGAAAATAGAAAATATAGAAAATTCAAAAACCAGCATAAACATATGGCAATAATTTATGCAATAAACAGAAGCTCATCATTAGAAGAATTAGAAAGTTTGATTGAAGTTAGAGATAATATTAATTTAAACAAAAGTAAACTTAATAATACATTAAAAGATTTAAAACACCAAGCTGTTGAAAGGAGACAAAATAAGAATGGAAAAGGTTTTAGTAAAACTAGATCAAAGAAATAG